Proteins from a single region of Chromobacterium sp. ATCC 53434:
- a CDS encoding aspartate aminotransferase family protein translates to MVATIFNETESEVRSYCRAFPAVFSQAKGEFLRDVDGKRYLDFFAGAGSLNYGHNDEDMVEAAVAYMRGEGILNGLDLNTEAKAEFIEAFRDLILRPRGLDYKLQFTGPTGANAVEAALKLARKVTQRPDIACFSGGYHGMSLGALSVTANAVKRASLVVQVPGVVRLPFEGAIQGDVDSQLGVLRDMLCRPGFGIDAPAAFVLECVQGEGGLNCASAKWLQGVAALARQLGALLIVDEIQTGCGRTGRFFSFEHAGIEPDIVCLSKSLSGAGLPFSLNLIKPEIDIWKPGEHNGTFRGNNLAMVMATAALKKYWSTPDFAREVASKGDALAEALRRATAPAAGEIDVIGKGLMLGLRFSQPEHARAAARRLFDDGLLIEVCGPRNEVLKLMPVLTMERRTLLSAGQRIADCALALLGQTVETSVA, encoded by the coding sequence ATGGTGGCAACGATCTTCAATGAGACGGAGTCGGAAGTGCGCAGTTATTGCCGGGCCTTCCCCGCGGTGTTCTCCCAGGCCAAGGGAGAGTTCTTGCGCGATGTGGACGGCAAACGGTACCTGGATTTCTTCGCGGGCGCGGGATCGCTCAACTACGGTCATAACGACGAAGACATGGTGGAAGCCGCGGTGGCCTATATGCGCGGCGAAGGGATTTTGAACGGTCTGGACCTGAACACCGAGGCCAAGGCCGAGTTCATCGAGGCCTTCCGTGATCTGATCCTGCGTCCCAGGGGGCTGGATTACAAGCTGCAGTTCACCGGACCGACCGGGGCCAATGCGGTGGAGGCGGCGCTGAAGCTGGCGCGGAAGGTGACGCAGCGGCCGGACATCGCCTGCTTCTCCGGCGGCTATCACGGCATGTCGCTGGGCGCCTTGTCGGTGACGGCCAACGCCGTCAAGCGGGCTTCGCTGGTGGTGCAGGTGCCGGGCGTGGTGCGCTTGCCGTTCGAGGGCGCGATACAGGGCGATGTCGACAGCCAGCTGGGCGTGTTGCGCGACATGCTGTGCCGTCCGGGTTTCGGCATAGACGCGCCGGCGGCCTTCGTGCTGGAGTGCGTGCAGGGCGAAGGCGGACTGAACTGCGCCTCGGCGAAATGGCTGCAGGGCGTGGCCGCGCTGGCCAGGCAGCTGGGCGCCTTGCTGATCGTCGACGAGATTCAGACCGGCTGCGGCCGCACCGGCCGCTTCTTCAGTTTCGAGCACGCCGGCATAGAGCCGGACATCGTCTGCCTGTCCAAGTCCCTGAGCGGGGCGGGGCTGCCGTTCTCGCTGAACCTGATCAAGCCTGAGATCGATATCTGGAAGCCGGGCGAGCACAACGGCACTTTCCGCGGCAACAACCTGGCGATGGTGATGGCCACGGCGGCGCTGAAGAAGTATTGGAGCACGCCCGATTTCGCGCGGGAAGTGGCCAGCAAGGGCGACGCGCTGGCCGAGGCCTTGCGCCGCGCCACGGCCCCCGCGGCCGGCGAGATCGATGTGATAGGCAAGGGCCTGATGCTGGGTTTGCGCTTTAGCCAGCCCGAGCATGCGCGCGCCGCCGCGCGCCGTCTGTTCGACGACGGCCTGTTGATCGAGGTGTGCGGCCCCCGCAACGAGGTGCTGAAGCTGATGCCGGTGCTGACGATGGAGCGCCGGACGCTGCTGTCCGCCGGGCAGCGCATCGCCGACTGCGCGCTCGCCTTGCTGGGGCAGACGGTGGAAACCTCCGTGGCCTGA
- a CDS encoding DUF2860 family protein has translation MKKLASTLMMMVAPGLVWAADAAQPDGWSGSIGLGLGFYQVSSNFVKSQNDNRKTITTLNQQPASDDYATALPRGSLFYSIPGSQTQLFFGLAPVEKLGLGSALQLGARHRFDDQGLLTAGFTYDQQEVWTDPYALNVARSDTKLKTSGFGVNWDGILGTGVTAGVSYNHITLGQESSGQAAGLSAADQNRLRRSGSSVDAQLGYAFKLDGSQTLTPALIYGKNNADGDAMRFKRAGVKLDYEWKAGANVLQASLAATKTRYDAGNPLFAGAKADSSDLLASATYIRNGIWGYKPVSAYASLLYGKSDSDIAFFYGKVGAVNVGVSYNF, from the coding sequence ATGAAAAAGTTGGCGAGCACTTTGATGATGATGGTTGCGCCGGGCCTGGTCTGGGCCGCGGATGCGGCCCAGCCGGACGGATGGTCCGGGTCGATCGGGCTGGGACTGGGCTTTTACCAGGTCTCCTCGAACTTCGTGAAGTCGCAGAACGACAACCGCAAGACGATCACCACGCTTAATCAGCAGCCGGCGTCCGACGACTATGCCACCGCCCTGCCGCGGGGCAGCCTGTTCTATTCCATTCCCGGCAGCCAGACCCAGTTGTTCTTCGGCCTGGCGCCGGTGGAGAAGCTGGGGCTGGGCAGCGCGCTGCAGCTTGGCGCACGCCACCGCTTTGACGACCAGGGCTTGCTGACCGCCGGCTTCACCTACGATCAGCAGGAGGTGTGGACCGATCCGTACGCGCTGAACGTCGCGCGTTCCGATACCAAGCTGAAGACCTCCGGCTTCGGGGTCAACTGGGACGGCATCCTGGGCACCGGCGTGACCGCCGGCGTCTCCTACAACCATATCACGCTGGGCCAGGAAAGCAGCGGCCAGGCGGCAGGCCTGTCCGCCGCCGATCAGAATCGGCTCAGAAGAAGCGGTTCCAGCGTCGACGCGCAGCTGGGCTACGCCTTCAAGCTGGACGGCAGCCAGACGCTGACGCCGGCGCTGATCTACGGCAAGAACAACGCCGACGGCGACGCGATGCGCTTCAAGCGGGCCGGCGTCAAGCTGGATTACGAGTGGAAGGCCGGCGCCAATGTGCTGCAGGCTTCGCTGGCGGCGACCAAGACGCGGTACGACGCGGGCAATCCGCTGTTCGCCGGCGCCAAGGCCGACAGTTCCGACCTGCTGGCCAGCGCGACCTATATCCGCAACGGGATATGGGGATACAAGCCGGTATCCGCCTACGCCTCGCTGCTGTACGGCAAATCCGATTCCGACATCGCCTTCTTCTACGGCAAGGTCGGCGCTGTCAATGTCGGGGTGTCGTACAATTTCTAA
- a CDS encoding cupin domain-containing protein, producing MEMFDIRQALSRHDLDQRFPSCLHVPAGIQETRVEPGCTAYGFVLQGPLQVFHADLEQTLHAGMFFSVPGPARLGPFVGLVGIRQDYHGAPLYGGPVERLGRLKYIDGCSDSLLISPIIKGDPCLNYLYVPPHLHQTAHTHPSVRIGIIIEGEGYCLTEQERLELVAGKIFVLPADEIHSFHTEHSPLRIVIYHPDSDFGPTHEEHPMINRTLVDGVSLAGDNRYRTSKISEYVAN from the coding sequence ATGGAAATGTTCGACATACGCCAAGCACTGTCGCGACACGATCTGGACCAGCGCTTCCCATCCTGCCTGCATGTCCCGGCCGGCATCCAGGAGACCCGGGTGGAGCCCGGTTGCACCGCCTACGGTTTTGTCCTGCAGGGACCGCTGCAGGTCTTCCACGCCGATCTGGAGCAAACGCTGCACGCCGGCATGTTCTTCTCGGTGCCCGGCCCCGCGCGGCTCGGCCCCTTCGTCGGACTGGTCGGCATCCGCCAGGATTATCACGGCGCGCCGCTGTACGGCGGCCCGGTGGAGCGGCTGGGCCGGCTGAAATACATCGACGGCTGCTCCGACAGCCTGCTGATCTCGCCCATCATCAAGGGCGACCCCTGCCTCAACTACTTGTATGTGCCGCCGCACCTGCACCAGACCGCCCACACCCACCCGTCGGTGCGCATCGGCATCATCATCGAGGGCGAAGGCTATTGTCTGACCGAGCAGGAACGTCTGGAACTGGTCGCCGGCAAGATCTTCGTGCTGCCCGCCGACGAGATCCACAGTTTCCACACCGAACACAGCCCGCTGCGCATCGTGATCTACCACCCGGACTCGGACTTCGGCCCGACCCACGAGGAACATCCGATGATCAACCGCACCCTGGTCGACGGCGTGTCCTTGGCCGGCGACAACCGTTATCGCACCAGCAAAATCTCCGAATACGTGGCCAACTGA